CGGCCCCAGAAGgggaaaaaaatgtataatacaGCATCTGTTTTAGGAATAGTTTATTACCTTTTAATGCAAGCCTCATAAATTATGTCATGCTAGTCattgaaattttgttatttcattttaaacgaacattttaaatacataaattataaattatgtgaAAAATGACTTAATTGTTGATAATTATTCCGTGTAGTATACCAGTATTTGTAAATGAACATGAAATGtaaaaagtattatatattttaagaaagtttcttttttattagtaatcaaagttatcatttttattagtttaaaaagcatttaattttggaaaaaattaaaattagtttagttaacggaatattatttgaataataatttatcaatgtAAGTCATTTATCTAACGCGGAGGTGTGTATTACGAACATAATTGGGGTGTCAACTAAGACCCtctattaaagaaaataactatGAGTTAATATGTAAACTAATAAGAAGGAGGAAATATAGATTTAggaactattttttaattttgtctatttcggatattaatataagtttgaTATCAAATTCAAGGAATAAACTTTAGCATCTAGCTAGAACTTTTCACATTTGGatttaaaatctttaaaatagtTTCTGCACAGATACAAAAATCACTTAGGATGCTTCATCAAATAAACAAAGAAGACCACTTAATGGATCGAGCAACATGAATAACAgcaaattataaattcaaagatgtttttcttttgtttcattaAATTAGTTACGATAGtacacttaaaataaataattacaatagTGACTAATTTCCGCCAAATTTAAGGATCAAAATGTTAGCTTACCCATTTTCTTGATAAAAATTGTTTAACtgtgaagttgaataaaatattaaattaatggaataatttgttaaatttgGATTATctttacaataataatttaatactataaatcaagatttttataacaatatttaaccattttatttaatataacaagtgaaatttttaaatagaaGTTTGTAATAAATACcatttatgaaaatttaaaataaaaccagtgtcttttaataataataaaaaaaaattatgagaaagaTTTAAGCTTAAAAGTAGATACTACACACATATTGTTAGTACGGGTGAAGCGATTTGTAGTATAACTGAGAGTATGTTTGAGATGACacggtgaaaaaaaaaattgtgaacctATATAAACTATTATAAACTAAGAATTTGAAGTGAACCTATATAAATTAATAGCTTTGAGGGGCTGAGAAAATGACTTCGATCCTGAACAATAAATACtttgttaaaaaatagaagTTGCTCTGTTACTCGTGTCAACCAAAGTTGATAActtaaaaaggaataaaaaaacttagctTAATTTTCAAGGCTAAAAAAACTACACGGCCATTACCTGAAATGATGATGGCTTTGTCGTTCGATCATCAATGTCTTGTGTCGCCCTcctctctacccttttttccataaaaaattcataatccCAATGTGTCGAAAGTCAAAACCCTAGCTAGAATCGTTCCCCAAGCTCTGCggaaacaacataattaaatcaCTTCAAATTGAGGAATTACTATTAATTACAGCGAGGTATTAAATCTTAATTCCTCTTTAATTCGCCGTTGATCTTGTTCATCTACGACACTATGCTGTTATGTTTTTCGAGTCAATCATTTGTGTGCCTTTTCCATCTCaatcttatttatttgatttgcaTTTGCTGAATGAACTTGGAGCCGTTAACtgagatatatttttttctcggTCTCTGCTCTACGCTTTGTAGGTAGGTTATTTTATGTTGAGTGAAGGATTCTGAATTTCAAGGTAACCTATGGAAGATACCTGGCTTTCACTTTCCATATAATTTCCACAAAGACAAACTATATTTTGTGTTaattcaaattctctgtttctattttatttgttctgtttgtgcatatttttttgttttcctcatCATATGGTATGCTGGAggagtcattttatattttggtttgAATCTGTTATAAGaatcctgttttttttttttcttgaaaaaatgtaaattatattaaactcaAAATGATACACCAATAAATGGGACATATCCCACAGCTACACAAAATCAAAAGTCTTCTTAatacaagaaaaattatatcaaaatgctaaaataaatacaataagtGCGTTtatctatacataagaaacttaattttACTAATAACCTCTATTTTAGAGATTCAGAAGTGCAAAAAAGGGAAGAATTTaaccaatttatttttctagtgCATTAGACTCTAGACCCTGTGAGTTTTACTTGTAATGCGGATCAAATCTTTGAGTTGTCACTTTGGGGGAAATTTTACAAAACTGCCCCTGTAACTTTCCCTTGTGGCAGCATCTGAGAGAGTGAGTGTCCATCCCCAATTGAATTGGCTTGTTAGGGGGAGATAttacatttcaaatttttaaggaataattaataatgttgttATTGTTCAAAAGTAAACTTCTGTTTCTGATCTCTAAAATAACAGCCCTGCCTCTGatactcaaaattaaaatgtggAACATGAACCAAGAATTGAGTCACTGGTTTTCGTCttggttttcttattttattgagACTTGGATAtctttttcaatcaattttattgtttaactGCTGAgtgttataaataaaaatatcaattttaaattattgttctTATTGGATCAagcagttttttttaatatatatttgtgttCTTTTGCCTTATTGGATCAATGGTGATTGCAATTTGTTATAATGAGTTGTTAacgtttataataaaatttgaccGTGTGTTTAATCAAgtttaaatatcataaaataaaattttaaaaaaaatataatataacattatAATATTAAGGATTTATGAGATCAAGCGATTTAATTTGGTCTAAAATGAATTCAATTCAATGGTGATTGCAATTAGTTATAATGAGTTGTTAacgtttttaataaaatttgaccGTGTGTTTAATCAAgtttaaatatcataaaataaaatctgtaaaaatattaaaattttaaatataatataacattatAATATTAAGGACAAGGATTtatgatgaaaaatataattatttttaacaaataaaacatattacaaaaaaaaatctgtaaaaaatattacaattttaaatttaacattattataGAGATCAACCGGATTAATTTAGTCTAAAATGAATTCAATTCATTATCAATTAATGGTGATTGTAATTAGTTATAATGAGTtgttaacattttaaataaataaatgctaAAATAATTCTTAGAGACTATAATTAAAAACTTGGAGACTTCCTATGTGAGTAGATAATCTTGAGCAGAAAATTTTAGATGCAACTCAATTGGCAAGATAGAAAGATAATAACTACTACAATCTCCTTATTCGTCGTATAAGTAACGCAGAAGCATTGTTTTCAAGCCGttcctcatttttattttcatttataaaaaaaatcacttttatatTTCCACTGAGAAGCTAGCCGGGGTAATGCAGTTCTGTCATTTGGATGACACAACCAAATTAAACAGGTAGAAATCTATGGTACTCAACTGCAGTCAATTAAAACTTGGAAACAATCAAAATGCATACAGAGACATACCGTCTATCAAAACCAAAAGTAAAGCACAGAACCAACAAAGTATGTAAAGTAATGAAGTTCCTAAAACATCCATAAAGCAAAACTAGCAAATCAAGCATCCACCCTTTCCTCCTCCAAGATTAGAGTCTTTCCTGTTGGTTTTGCCAGTAGATCTGTGTACTCTTGGAATGGAGATTTGGAGAAGCGAGTCTCCTTCCAGAATTCTGGTGTCAGGAATCCATAGGTTTTCATCAAGCAATCAAAAGTAGCCTGTCAAAAATACAAAGCAACATCATTATGGGTACTAAAACAATATTAGAGCAATTCTTTCATGGACATTAGCCTCTATACCAAAGGATCATGCACATAGATACACACTGGCCTCTCTAACAAAGGATCATGCACATAGACACACGAGTAACAAATCACACAAGTGATCCATGATGCATTTTGAATGCCTTCAATTGCAGCAAAGACACCATAGACTAACTTACATTGAGAAATAGTGCCTCAAATACATTAAAATCAATACTAAATAGTGCCTCGAATATTAAAAGATCTTTCAAATGGGGCTCCAAACTTTACTAAAATACATTAACATAGGTACTGGGTGAAGATTATTCAATAATCAATACTTAGAAAATTACTCAAATAGTTTTATTGCTTTAGAAACTACTTAGAAGAAACAGTAATACTTCAGAGACAAAATTGGTAGTTTATTCAAACACATTCATACACAAAAAGCCATACAATGGAACTACCTCTCTTGAAGAGTAGACTGTCTTCTAAGTTAGAAACACAGGCAAAAGGTAGAACAGTAGAACTATACATGAATTCCGTAGTCTAAAACATCCTCATCAACAATCAATAACGAAACattcaaacaaaaagaaaacgaaTTATTCCATTAAACAAAGATAATCCAAAacacaaaatcaaaacaaagcCCATCAGAAACACTCAAATacgataaataaaaattcacataaaaatataaaacacaaaGGTTTCAAATTGAACTCCGCAATTGCAACTGTGACAATTTTTTCCCCAATTTCAACACTCACGCATTGCAGACAATAATCGCAAAAAACCTcgaatgaatttaaaataaataaaaattaaaatccacataaataagaaaaaattaattgtcacatttGAAGCACGACCCTAATTTGCCCTAAATTTTTACAATGTCGTCGgcaatctaaaatatgaaaagtaacaaattggtaaaaaaatacacaaacctTAACGAAGTTGCCGAGGGTCTTGGTGGATCCTCTGGAGGAGGTGAAAACATCATCAATCCCCGCGAACTGCAGCACCTTCTTGGGAACCCTAGCCGCCACGATCCCCGAACCTCTCGGCGCGGGAACCATCCTAACGGTAACGGAGCCGCACTTCCCCGTAACCTTGCACGGGACGGTGTGGGGCTTCCCGATCTTGTTCCCCCAGTACCCCCTCCTCACGGGGATAACAGACAGCTTCGCCAGAATAATCGCGCCACGAATAGCTGTCGCCACTTCCTTGCTGCACTTCACGCCCAGCCCGACGTGGCCGTTGTTGTCTCCGACGACGACGAAGGCCTTGAACCGGGTCCTCTGCCCGGCCCGGGTCTGCTTCTGGACCGGCGTGATCTTCATCACCTCGTCCTTGAGGGTGGGACCCACGAGCGTGTCGATGATCTGGTGCTCCTTGATCGGGAGCGAGTGGAGGTAGATCTGTTCAAGGCTTCGGATTCTTCCCTCCTTCACCAGGCGGCCCAGTTTGGTCACTGGGACCCATTTCTCCTCTTCCTCGCGGCGGGGACCTCGGCGCCGGCCTCGGCCCCTGTCACCTCCGCGCCCTCGCCCACCAAAGCCGCGTCCGAAACCGCCACGGTCGCTGCCACGGTCGCCACCTCCGCGCTCTGCCATTAGGGTTTTGGTTTTTGAGGGATAAAAGAGGGTGCAGCCTTTAGAGGATGAGAAGAGAGGATGGCAATGTGACtaggtttgtgtttttttataggGTCTATGTGGAGAGAGAGCATGTTTGGTTACAGGTTTTGATGAATAAGATATTCCTGCTAAATGAGAATTTTGTCTTTAAGGGTTtggtcattttttatattactttttctttttctttatttattaagtaattttttatgagGAGGATTAGGGTAAGGACAACAAAGCTAACAATGTACTACCTCATGGGACTGCAAATTAGACCCAATGGGACGAGGTAGGTACGGGTATTATTTTCCTAATCCCTTATCTCGATTTCTCAACTTATTCTCATATCCGTACATGATACCCGACAAGTTTAAGGTTATTATTTCATACCCGTCGAGTATCGAGTATCTCTGACCAGTTACATACAcgattcaaattagaaaaatatttttaaaaaaaaatattaaaaatttaattttagaaaaaataaattgatcgttaaacatttatttttaactacttatatatcaataaatttattatagcgcGTGTCTacaaaaatagttaagaaaataatattaaattatgtaaaaattctaaaataaaattaactagtaataaaaattctataCCTTTTGATTAAACtatgcaaaaattctaaagattttaagtggCAAGACGGGTTTGGGGTCGGGATGAATCTAATAATTTCATACTTGTACCCAACTTTTGGTTATCGGGGAAAATCCGAACTCGAATCCATATCCGGTCAACTTGGATATTACCCGTCAAAGTCGGAACGAATTCAGACGGGTACCCACGGATACAGATTTTCTTGCCATATCTACTGCAAATGTAAGGTTttgtatattaaaaacaaaaatattagataaaataataagaaaatatgaaaaaagtgagaaataaaataaaaattaaaggcgTTAATTAGATAAACCATgaatagaaaaaagataaaaaagaaataaaaaaaataagtgagaAGTAACGTAATAGGTTCCATTAAAATACttcaattttcttctttcatacCATCAAaccacataaattaattttatcttctctcttcTATTTCTTTCCTACTAAATAAGAGCAAAAGAATGGTTGCGAACAAGAAGACCAATGAATCCAACACATGCATAGATTGAAATGAAGGCATGAGGCCAACGAAGCAAAGTGCAAGAGAGAAGGCATTAATAATCTGGAAGTGCAAAGAATTAGAGTTTCTGTCTTGAGGCTGGATATAAGTAAAGGCTTAATAGATTTAGGTTAAATAGATTAACAACACCATTTTTTTAATGGCTTTTTTAAGTAAATGTTGCAatgcaatttttaaattaaaatttcattatttcagTTCCATTTCTccccaaataaattttttgtgaaaaacttCACCGACAAACGGGTGATGAGTTCAGTGGTCGAGCAAGAAAGCCTTCATGAATCACACCATCGAGTTGGTCTCAGTGCCTAATGGCTGAGGACGATAAAAGTGTtactaaatatttgttttataatttaaaatttataaaatatattatttatattaaatttttgttataaaataaaatatttgttttattttattatgattttttaatgtaacaagattttttttaggcTCAATGGTTAGTTCTAATTATATTTGGTTTATTGAGATTTTGTTTCTTCTACACACTACACATTATAAGTTGGGAGTAACCTCTAAgctgcagttttttttttaagatactaCACTTGGGTTATGTATATAAATATCACTCTCTTTTAGCCAAAAAAACacaatagaaaaacaattttcacttttctttaatttcttcttttctttttcttatgaaaaaattattgtttgagAGCAAGAACGTGTTCAGAAGGTTGAAAATCTTTTTGTTGCACACTATCGAAACCAACGAATTGTTATATCTTAGGAGGATAGCGCAATCATCCTACTAGTACAGTGTGAatattttctctctaaggataacgtttgtatattttgatccagattatttaaaatttctcccttaaaattatttttcctttatacttattgtatgttatattatattattgatcCATATTCTGTCATActcttgttgttgttttgttatttaaggttttgcattttcttctcactcatttattttattttatttttctaacaaaAAGTGATATAGGGAAGCCTTCTCTTACTATGTTATGGCCTTCTCTGCCATGCTTGAGAAGCTCATAGAAGATATTCATTTGAATGGTGATGACAAACAAAATCATATGCATAGTTGCTGATGTGAGTATGGGATGGGCATTGGAAGTTGGGAGTAAGCTAGGAATCAAAGGAGTTTTCTTCTGGTCTTCATCAGCAATTATCAGGGCTGCGTCTACCTATTCTTTGGTTTTAGGCAAATTTTATGTTGAgtctattataatataatttatgagtatattttattttattttatttttttttaagtttgtgattttagtccttttatgtcttaattgagatattttatctttttatttaaaaaaaaatcatgtttttagttcttatatttaaatttttagtcaTGTAACagaagatatttttaattatttaatttttaataagtttaatttatataaaaataatttaaaaaaatacgtaGTCAATTTTTGAAATTAGTCACATGGATTatcgttgattttttttaaaaaaattgagagataaaaattttaaaataaaaaatgaaaatgaaaattatgaattttttaaaagtgaagaatgaaatatcttaattaaaaaatagaagattaaaatcacttgtttaaaaaataggaggataaaaattatattttattatttttaattaagatttaataataaagtaattttaatatCTCATCTTATGGCCATTCATTTAATCAACATCTTACAATATTGTTATAtcaaattgaatataaaaataattttgaaaattttattttgacaattataacaatatttatgcttatacatatttttaaattgtataatttcactaataaaataagtacatataatatagtaaaatttatcatcaaataaattaaaaaaaataataataaacttattatacgtaaaaactaaaaaatcaacaacatAAATTTGAGGCATAAGGCTATCGCTCCATTCGCCCTTGGGGCAGCCACGCACGACTCTGGCAACTATGTTTGGTTTTAGAAAGTTTTGTAGTTATGCTATTTTTTTGCACCACTCTTACATTTTGTGTCAATGGTAAGATATAATAATATGAGACAAGCAACGAGCTCAatctcttttaaatatataacatagtTCTGACCATACAATGTGATTGCAATCTCATATCGATTTCAATGAATCATCCTTTGTCCCAGAAGTAAACTTTTGCATGCTAGACaagagtataaaaaattataaattatatcttTGTAGGacatgcatttttattttattaaagtgaAGTAGCTAATGGTTAGGTTATCATTATAtctttttgttgtttaattttatcttgtataaaaagcattttaaaaattttaatttgattattcacATGAATAgtcaagaaaaattaaaatataaatatattaatgacGAGAGagattatagaaattaaaactaataaaaatatttgaaaaaggaattaaagcatgcttgctatttttttttataaaaaataacaattttaatacaattttaatgttattaactGTTTTGTAATGCTGGTGGTAGTTGACTGAATCTTAtcgtttatgttttttttttataaagattagTTACCgtttattaaacaaaatatgatgatgaaaaaaagttaattgaatCTTATGAAAAACATTGAAGGGGTTTTTTCTATTtcctattttaataaataactatGTAAATAACATcatctttttatttcatttgttaaTTTCAAAGAAATATACAAGAAACAGTAAGAATAAGTTTAATTTGCTACTTTCCTTGTttgttaaacaaaatattaaaatacagaAAAACTTTCACAAGAGAAAACAGTAAAATGTGCATATTGAGAAGAATGAGCATCTTCAACGGATGAACGTGTCACTGCCAAGTAGCCAACATGCAGTGGAACTGGAACATGAAAACAAGCATCAAGAAGCTTCTTCAAATTAAGCTCAATGACCGTGGCAAAAGAACCAGGATGAAGGACCCAAATGCATTAAGTTGgtctattttaaaagtaaaattcacGTTtgtcagaaataaaaaaaataaaataatagaaaaaaatctataaatttaaattttaagattttaaattaaatataatattaaattcatttgCATAATTACTCATAATATATTGATCTAAATCTTCCGAGTGATTAACCCTGTGAAATCAGAACACATCTTCCATATATGTGAATTTgcgattatttaattttattctatataTATTGAGCATAGGTTAGTGTTAAActgttagttaattaattaatcttgcACGACACCTTATCCATCAATGCGTAAAAATGGGTTGTACCAAAAACGAACGTTCAACTGAGTCATCAAAGTCCATATGGTTTCACGTTTCAGTCCTGATTGAGTAAACAGCAAGAAGCAGCAGTTGCAGAAGCATCAACACACCGTTTCCATGGGGAACTGTAACAGCGAACCCTCTTCCCAAACCCAGCCACATTCCGATCACCACCATCATCACCCCCAACCCTCCAACGGCATCACTGTCCTTCCTCCCAATTCGAAGCCCTCCGTAGGCCGGGTTCTGGGCCGGCCCATGGAGGACGCCCGCTCCACCTACACCTTCGGCCGCGAGCTGGGCCGCGGCCAATTCGGCGTGACCTACCAAGTGACCCACAAACACACGAAACAGCAATTCGCGTGCAAATCCATCGCCACGCGCAAGCTCGTCCACCGCGATGACTTGGAGGACGTCCGGCGAGAGGTGCAGATCATGCACCACCTCACCGGCCACCGCAACATCGTGGAGCTCAAGGGCGCTTACGAGGACCGCCACTCCGTCAACCTCATCATGGAGCTCTGCGGCGGCGGCGAGCTCTTCGACCGCATCATCGCCAAGGGCCACTACTCCGAGCGCGCCGCCGCAGATCTCTGCCGCCAGATCGTGACGGTGGTCCACGATTGCCACACCATGGGAGTGATGCACAGAGATCTCAAGCCGGAGAACTTCCTGTTCCTCAGCAAGGACGAGAACTCGCCGCTTAAGGCCACGGACTTCGGTCTCTCTGTCTTCTTCAAGCCCGGTTAGTTCCGTTTCGTTAAATTCGCCTTGTTACTGTCTGCTGTGTGCTGTCTCGGTTCTCAACGAACCATTTTCAGAACAGGCGATGTGTTTAAGGATCTTGTCGGGAGTGCGTACTATGTTGCTCCTGAGGTGCTGCGCAGAAGCTATGGACCCGGAGCTGATATTTGGAGTGCTGGCGTTATATTGTTCATTTTGCTCTCTGGTGTCCCTCCCTTCTGGTCAGGTAAACTTCCTCTTCTTGTTACCAATTTCATatttcatgtttaatttattaGGTTTTACTGTTTTGTTTaggattttaattttgtaattgagatTATCCTGCATCACAATTTGACCCTGAGTTTTGCTGTTATTGTATATCTGCGTGAGATTTAGGATGTTAAATGGTTGTACATTTGTTTTTTGGTTCAGATTTTTTAGCTTTGATTTAGTTCTTATGTGTTTTAGTATGgaaatttcctttttcttgtccTTTATTTGCTGCCTTACCTTTATGACACAAATAGTATGCCTTTCCTATCCTTCTCTTACTGTGTTTTTGTCTTTTGTATGAAGAAAAGGAACAGGGTATATTTGATGCTATTCTTCGTGGCCATATTGATTTCGCATCAGATCCTTGGCCTTCCATATCGAGTAGTGCCAAAGATCTGGTTAAGAAGATGTTACGAGCTGACCCCAAACAAAGACTCTCAGCAGTTGAAGTTCTTAGTAAGTTTAACTCTTCTTGTAGTTGTAATTTTTTGTGTCAAAAGTGATAAGAAATAGTATATCTAATAACATTAACTGTATCTGGAGAGTTCTAATCTGTGGGATGGATAACAAAGTAACAGTGAGGCTGAGAAAACAGATAAGAGatagaatatttattttgaaagctGTCACTAGTCACTACTCATTTGATTGATCAATGATATTGTTAAGGATATGAATGATTGAATGTAGTACCATGTCTCATTGATAGGataaagaggagaatggatgtTTATTTTCACATCTTAAAATATCTCCATGCACTTAATCCCCTctaaaaaggagaagaaatggtAGGTTAGGACATATGTATGTCTGCCATTTTTTCTTCATCATAGAAGTCACGGGAGATGTGTAACTATTTCCTGTAACTATTTTCTTCTCTGCCTCATGTATAATGTGCTCTTTTATCTCTCATCACAACCCTGTTACAAGTAGTATGCATGATTTTGTTTTGTGgtaactttttgtttttgagaGTGATTGCGAACCTGTATCCCATTAAAAGAGGGTGACCCAGCCCACGAGGATCTTTCATAGTGGTATACGGACAAATGCAGCCTTAACCCCCACCCCAACTAGGAGAGaggttgtttttattttaaaagagggTGACCCAGTCCACGAGGATCTTTCATAGTGATGTGATCTGATCACTAGGCAACAACTTTACCATTGTGACAAGGCTCACTCTCCTCAGCAGGGCTGTGGCAACTGTGAGGCGGTTGAGGCAGTTGCCTTAGGCTTtcacttaaatatttttcatatttttataattcggtgataatttttttaatgtgatatattatttcattagtAAGATCACACATTTTTAAGATATGTAAACCATTTAAGagcaattttattaatttttttaaaaaaagttaagaaaaatgattttgcATCTAGTTTGGACTCAACCTTCTCATCTCACCCAAAAAAGactattaaaatttgtataGAGCTTAAATTCATGCATAAATgtataatctataaaaaaagacattttagtGAATATGTTAGGCATAAGATTGCACATTTAACTAaagattattttcatattgattattttgtATGCATATTAGATCAATTTAGTTCTGTTCAAAGTCAATTTGAATGCTACAAATTGAAAACTTTGGATGAgtatgaattgaaaaaaaaattatattaatctcAAGAAGATTTTAAGTTCTAGTGAGTATTATAATATTgaagatattaatttatttttaagaatgatGATAAGaagtgagaaaaaaagaaaccacTAGATGTTGTTGTTTTATCcataataaaatgttatatatatatactccagATCATCCTTGGATGAGAGAAGATGGAGCATCTGATAAACCTCTAGATGTTGCTGTTTTATCCAGAATGAAACAATTTAGGGCAATGAACAAGCTAAAGAAAGTTGCTCTGAaggtaaataatattttatcatcatttttgttgtattgatcaatattttaataatcaagCTTTTAGTATAATATATAAAGTTACCATTATGTCAAAAGCCTCAAGGATTGAAAATGGTATATGTCAATCAAAATaccaaattagaaaataaatagggAGAGGAATTCATAACTGAATTAGATCAAAGGATTATATATGaaagttcttttattttcttacagGTTATTGCTGAAAACCTTTCTGAAGAAGAAATCATTGGTTTGAAGGAAATGTTTAAAT
The nucleotide sequence above comes from Glycine soja cultivar W05 chromosome 11, ASM419377v2, whole genome shotgun sequence. Encoded proteins:
- the LOC114376790 gene encoding calcium-dependent protein kinase 1-like — protein: MGNCNSEPSSQTQPHSDHHHHHPQPSNGITVLPPNSKPSVGRVLGRPMEDARSTYTFGRELGRGQFGVTYQVTHKHTKQQFACKSIATRKLVHRDDLEDVRREVQIMHHLTGHRNIVELKGAYEDRHSVNLIMELCGGGELFDRIIAKGHYSERAAADLCRQIVTVVHDCHTMGVMHRDLKPENFLFLSKDENSPLKATDFGLSVFFKPGDVFKDLVGSAYYVAPEVLRRSYGPGADIWSAGVILFILLSGVPPFWSEKEQGIFDAILRGHIDFASDPWPSISSSAKDLVKKMLRADPKQRLSAVEVLNHPWMREDGASDKPLDVAVLSRMKQFRAMNKLKKVALKVIAENLSEEEIIGLKEMFKSMDTDNSGTITFEELKAGLPKLGTKVSESEVRQLMEAADVDGNGTIDYIEFITATMHMNRMEREDHLYKAFEYFDKDRSGYITVEELESALKKYNMGDEKTIKEIIAEVDADNDGRINYDEFVAMMRKGNPDLVNNRRRK
- the LOC114376144 gene encoding 40S ribosomal protein S2-4-like, which codes for MAERGGGDRGSDRGGFGRGFGGRGRGGDRGRGRRRGPRREEEEKWVPVTKLGRLVKEGRIRSLEQIYLHSLPIKEHQIIDTLVGPTLKDEVMKITPVQKQTRAGQRTRFKAFVVVGDNNGHVGLGVKCSKEVATAIRGAIILAKLSVIPVRRGYWGNKIGKPHTVPCKVTGKCGSVTVRMVPAPRGSGIVAARVPKKVLQFAGIDDVFTSSRGSTKTLGNFVKATFDCLMKTYGFLTPEFWKETRFSKSPFQEYTDLLAKPTGKTLILEEERVDA